In Parabacteroides timonensis, the genomic stretch GATGTTTTCCCCTTCTCTGCCAGCGACGACAAAACACCTAAATCAGGAGAAGAACTGATTGCTGAACAGAAGAAACAGGCTGAAGACAAAGCACAGGAAGCATGAGCATCTCCCAGAATATAGTACAGCTAAAGGCATCGTTACCGGCAAACGTCACGCTGGTAGCCGTGTCTAAGTTTCATCCGGCAGCAGCATTGGAGGAAGCCTACAATGCTGGCCAGCGTGTCTTCGGCGAAAGCAGGGCACAGGAGCTGACGGCTAAACAAAAAGTACTACCGGGTGATATAGAATGGCATTTTATCGGTCCGCTGCAAAGCAATAAAGTGAAAGATATCGCACCTTTTATCCATACGATCCATAGCATCGATTCTCTTAAATTATTGCAGGAAGTAAATAAGCAAGCTTTAAAAAACAGCCGTGTTATCCGTGTCTTGCTGGAAATACACGTTGCACAGGAAGAAACAAAACACGGACTGTCACCAGACGAATGCCGCGAACTTCTGCAAAACGAACAACTCGCCGAACTAAGGAATATTCAGATATGCGGATTGATGGGAATGGCGACCTATACAGATGATACAACGCTCATCGAACAGGAATTTCACACCTTGCATGAACTTTTCAGTGAATTAAAATCTATATATTTCAAAGGAAATGATAATTTTGCAGTGTTATCCATGGGAATGAGCCACGATTATCCGATTGCCATTCGTCAGGGTAGCACTATGATACGGGTTGGAACCAGTATTTTCGGCGAACGCGAGTACTAATTACATTAAAATTGAATCTGACATGATTGACATTAAAACCCAATACGCGGGACTAACACTTCGCAATCCTTTAATTGTAGGAAGTTCAGGTTTGACAAATAATCCTGAGCGAAACAAAGAATTCGAAAAAGCCGGTGCCGGAGCCATTGTTCTCAAATCTCTTTTTGAGGAACAAATCGAAATGCAGAGCGATTCGCTTATGCAGGACTCCGATTATCCGGAGGCCGCTGACTATATCCGCGGTTATGTAAAAGCAAACCAGGTAAACAACTATCTGGAACTGATCAAAAAGACGAAAGAACAGTGCACCATTCCTATCATTGCCAGCATCAACTGTTACAAGTCTGATGTATGGATTGATTTTGCCCGCCAGATAGAGTTGGCAGGAGCAGACGCTCTAGAACTGAATGTATTCTTCCTTGAAACGAGTTTGGAATACAACCCCGACGAGATACGCGACCTCTACGTCAATATCATCCGGAAAGTAAAGGAAACGATTTCAATACCTGTTATTATAAAGATCGGGAAAAATGTCGGAAATATCCCGGCACTGGTCAACACATTAAAGGTAAACGGAGCAGACGGTATCGTTATGTTCAACCGTTTCTACCAGCCGGATATCGACATTAATAATATGCAGATAGTATCCGGCAATGTGTTCAGCAACCACTCCGACCTAAGTGATACGATCCGTTGGACCGCAATTGTATCCGGAAAGGTACCCGGAATAAGCATTGCTTCTTCTACCGGTATTCATGACTGGGAAGACGTGATCAAATGCCTGTTGGCAGGAGCTTCAGCCGTACAGATGTGCAGCGCATTATATACACATGGCGGTGAAATCATTTCACAGGTACTTACCTGCATAGAAGAATGGATGCACCAGGCACACTATCAAAGCCTGTCACAATTCCAGGGTAAACTGAACTATGCCAACATTCCTAATCCGGCAATGTACGAGCGTTCACAGTTTATGAAATACTTCTCAAACAGAGACTAAATTCATCTTATAAAATAAAAATGGACAAGGTTGAGAAGCCTTGTCCATTTTTTTATCCCTTGATCATAGTCAAAAGCATTTTAAATCGTTCTGTAGCAGTTAAAGCATGCGGAACGTTCGCCGGAAGTACCAACGACTCCCCTGCTTTCATTTTCGAATGATTTCCATCAACTACTATTTCCATTTCACCTTCCAATATTTGAACCAGGGCATCAAAAGGAGCGGTATGCTCACTCAGTCCCTCCCCTTTATCAAAAGAAAACAAGGTTATATTACCTGCTGCACTTTTTACAATCTGTTTGCTGACTACTCCGCCTTCAGAATAATCAACCCAACTACTTAAATCAACTACAACTCCTTTTTGAAATAACTTTTCCATTTTATCCGAATTAAATGTTTTACATTTCTTTCCAATATTCCTTATTAGAACAAGTTCCAAAAAACAAATGTTCTAACCGCCTTTATTATAGAAAGAATAAAATATTTTCCACTAAACACTATTTATATCTGAAATATTATTATATTTGCACCATCATTAAAGAAAACAAGATGGAAGCAATTTGCGTAATAAAGGACATCTATAAAACATTGTACCAATTTGAGAAAGCATTCTCGGAGGTACATGAGATCACAATCAATGAAGCCATGCTGCTTTGCTGCCTGAAAGACAACCTGGCAAAATCAGCCGGTACGATTTGTGATTATATCGGTTTATCGAATTCACGAGTATCCAAGGTTATTACTTCCGTCGAAAACAAAGGATTCATCCACCGTGCAATCAGTAAGGAAGATAAGCGGCAGATGTTCTTCTCTCTTACCCCGAAAGGTAAAGAGAAAGTTCAGCAGATGATGAATGCCGAATTGCGTTTCGATAGTCTGTTCGATAAATTGCAACAATGCATGAAAAAAGGGTAAAACCTTTTTTTATCAATATGTTTTCCATTGACAAATATGTATAATAAAAATAATATATCTACAACATGAAATACTTAATAGTTGGAG encodes the following:
- a CDS encoding YggS family pyridoxal phosphate-dependent enzyme, producing MSISQNIVQLKASLPANVTLVAVSKFHPAAALEEAYNAGQRVFGESRAQELTAKQKVLPGDIEWHFIGPLQSNKVKDIAPFIHTIHSIDSLKLLQEVNKQALKNSRVIRVLLEIHVAQEETKHGLSPDECRELLQNEQLAELRNIQICGLMGMATYTDDTTLIEQEFHTLHELFSELKSIYFKGNDNFAVLSMGMSHDYPIAIRQGSTMIRVGTSIFGEREY
- a CDS encoding dihydroorotate dehydrogenase-like protein, with translation MIDIKTQYAGLTLRNPLIVGSSGLTNNPERNKEFEKAGAGAIVLKSLFEEQIEMQSDSLMQDSDYPEAADYIRGYVKANQVNNYLELIKKTKEQCTIPIIASINCYKSDVWIDFARQIELAGADALELNVFFLETSLEYNPDEIRDLYVNIIRKVKETISIPVIIKIGKNVGNIPALVNTLKVNGADGIVMFNRFYQPDIDINNMQIVSGNVFSNHSDLSDTIRWTAIVSGKVPGISIASSTGIHDWEDVIKCLLAGASAVQMCSALYTHGGEIISQVLTCIEEWMHQAHYQSLSQFQGKLNYANIPNPAMYERSQFMKYFSNRD
- a CDS encoding cupin domain-containing protein — translated: MEKLFQKGVVVDLSSWVDYSEGGVVSKQIVKSAAGNITLFSFDKGEGLSEHTAPFDALVQILEGEMEIVVDGNHSKMKAGESLVLPANVPHALTATERFKMLLTMIKG
- a CDS encoding MarR family winged helix-turn-helix transcriptional regulator, whose protein sequence is MEAICVIKDIYKTLYQFEKAFSEVHEITINEAMLLCCLKDNLAKSAGTICDYIGLSNSRVSKVITSVENKGFIHRAISKEDKRQMFFSLTPKGKEKVQQMMNAELRFDSLFDKLQQCMKKG